In Mytilus edulis chromosome 4, xbMytEdul2.2, whole genome shotgun sequence, the following proteins share a genomic window:
- the LOC139521551 gene encoding keratin-associated protein 19-2-like — translation MKLTIALVVLLSAVCINVHARCYGKGCGYGSGGYDGGYYGGYGGLGGLGGYGGLGGLGYGGLGGLVSYGGYGGGFDGYDGGYGYGKGYGGGYGGFGGFGGYGGLGGLGYGGLGGLVSYGGYGLGGYGSGGYGGGYGAGYGGGKKY, via the coding sequence ATGAAGCTCACCATTGCTCTCGTTGTACTATTGTCAGCCGTATGCATAAATGTCCATGCACGATGTTATGGTAAGGGCTGTGGATATGGAAGTGGGGGCTATGATGGCGGATATTATGGCGGATATGGTGGATTAGGAGGTTTGGGCGGCTATGGTGGATTAGGAGGTTTGGGCTATGGTGGATTAGGCGGTTTAGTCAGCTATGGCGGTTATGGCGGAGGATTTGATGGTTATGATGGAGGATATGGTTATGGCAAAGGGTATGGCGGAGGATATGGTGGGTTTGGCGGTTTCGGAGGCTATGGTGGATTAGGAGGTTTAGGCTATGGTGGATTAGGTGGTTTAGTCAGCTATGGCGGTTATGGATTAGGTGGATATGGATCAGGTGGATATGGCGGAGGATATGGCGCAGGATATGGTGGGGGAAAGAAATACTAA